The following are from one region of the Vibrio hyugaensis genome:
- a CDS encoding ATP-binding protein yields MKNKYLEIYQQEALQEALVELKEARQREKLLADENKAILSAISAMSEARNRHEIFSGLNNVLKKYINFDDFIVITRDHTRDAFKTLISTNSVFDNLDWLQGSVSERALNGECILLFEPLRLREFENLNSFIQSHVNSVVLTGIRTEVTQNIILLIGAQKGHFSIENKETLRRFSPLIERAVIDIETKEKLQRIVDVRTSQLARAREEAEKANQSKSEFLAMMSHEIRTPLNSVLGMLDILRQSMLTDDQSEVLDQMECSAELLLAIISDILDLSKIESGSFQLNEQWVDLSDAVTFVISQQKQVATSKNLNFNLSFGLEKSKQYWIDSTRLSQVLFNLIGNAIKFTDFGEVSVAVEEKNGELNISITDSGIGIPRTKLNHLFTAFHQGDGSITRRFGGTGLGLAITKHLVEMMRGSITVNSEENVGSHFCITIPVLTRNNQKRPVKIETSRPSKVLNILIVEDTESNQLVIKLILNKLGHNVCIANNGSEAIQFLEQNSQAVDMILMDVSMPVMDGITATRLIRKKRISIPIIALTAHALESDKSMCLKAGMDGFISKPVRRQDVYEAIQSLVETA; encoded by the coding sequence ATGAAAAATAAATACTTAGAGATATATCAACAAGAAGCGTTGCAAGAAGCGTTGGTCGAACTTAAAGAAGCAAGGCAACGAGAAAAACTTCTGGCAGATGAAAATAAAGCCATTCTATCTGCTATCTCTGCAATGAGTGAGGCTCGAAATCGACACGAAATATTTTCCGGCCTTAACAACGTACTTAAAAAGTACATCAATTTTGATGACTTCATCGTGATCACTCGAGACCATACTAGAGACGCATTTAAAACCTTAATCTCTACAAATAGTGTGTTCGATAACTTAGATTGGTTACAGGGTAGCGTTTCCGAGCGAGCTTTAAACGGTGAATGTATTTTACTGTTTGAGCCGCTAAGGTTACGTGAGTTTGAAAACCTTAACAGCTTCATACAAAGCCATGTTAATTCAGTTGTCTTAACTGGGATTAGAACCGAGGTAACCCAAAATATCATCTTATTGATCGGTGCTCAAAAAGGGCATTTTAGCATCGAGAACAAAGAGACATTAAGACGCTTTAGCCCCTTAATTGAACGCGCTGTTATAGATATTGAAACCAAAGAGAAGTTACAACGTATCGTTGACGTGCGTACATCTCAACTCGCCAGAGCAAGAGAAGAAGCGGAAAAGGCAAACCAATCGAAATCTGAATTTCTTGCCATGATGAGTCATGAGATTCGAACGCCGTTAAACTCGGTATTGGGAATGTTAGATATACTGCGCCAATCCATGCTTACCGATGACCAGTCCGAAGTCCTTGATCAAATGGAATGCTCGGCAGAACTACTATTAGCGATCATCAGTGACATCCTTGATTTATCTAAGATAGAGTCGGGCAGCTTTCAATTAAATGAACAGTGGGTAGATTTGAGTGACGCTGTAACATTTGTTATTTCCCAACAAAAACAAGTAGCTACCAGTAAAAATTTGAACTTTAATTTAAGCTTCGGATTAGAAAAAAGTAAACAATATTGGATAGATTCCACAAGGCTCTCCCAAGTTTTGTTCAACTTAATCGGTAACGCCATAAAGTTCACTGACTTTGGTGAAGTCAGTGTTGCAGTAGAAGAAAAAAATGGTGAACTCAACATCTCAATTACTGACTCCGGAATTGGAATTCCTAGGACCAAACTCAATCATTTATTTACTGCATTTCATCAAGGCGACGGTTCGATTACACGCCGTTTTGGTGGGACTGGCTTAGGGCTTGCCATCACTAAGCATCTAGTAGAAATGATGCGAGGTTCAATTACCGTCAATAGTGAGGAGAATGTAGGTTCACATTTTTGTATAACAATTCCTGTCCTTACACGTAACAACCAAAAACGACCAGTAAAGATTGAAACCAGCAGGCCATCGAAAGTATTGAACATACTCATTGTTGAAGATACCGAATCAAATCAATTAGTCATTAAGCTCATTTTAAATAAGCTAGGACATAATGTTTGTATTGCTAACAATGGATCCGAAGCAATTCAATTTCTAGAACAAAACTCTCAGGCTGTCGATATGATACTCATGGATGTCTCGATGCCAGTCATGGATGGGATAACTGCGACAAGACTCATCAGGAAAAAAAGGATTTCAATTCCTATCATCGCACTAACGGCACACGCATTAGAGAGTGACAAAAGTATGTGTTTGAAAGCCGGCATGGATGGATTCATTTCAAAACCAGTTCGTAGGCAAGATGTTTACGAAGCGATCCAATCATTAGTAGAAACTGCGTAG
- a CDS encoding FIST signal transduction protein, with translation MQCQSLFTHITDEYLAIKKFRTELFEENLSHLICYYTEEYDFRAIQSAFRELFPKQSLHGASSCQAIMTNQGYHRGPVIAVLAIYDSGPHSYGTGISKCGDSVDTYVDEALNMALSHANRLGEVPNLILLHATPGNEEAVIEAIDQRFGTLVPIIGGSSADNNIEGNWSIITTQGSEKAGISLTLFYSSQPVDIAFSAGHSPTDVTGTATKTHNRCLLEIDGEPALDVYRRWTNHQNNQPDNEQFLFTNASAYPLGRVAGYLYERPYYKLSHPIRETSHGGIELFTTIEEGEQLTLMKGSREHLIARAARVVNAAFNQKLEESRKIGVINIFCAGPMLHLKQDINSVCEQINQELEHLPFICPFTFGEQGRFIGGENGHGNLMISSAIFHKPYEK, from the coding sequence ATGCAGTGCCAATCATTATTTACTCATATTACAGACGAATATTTAGCGATTAAGAAATTTCGCACGGAACTCTTTGAAGAGAACCTCTCTCACCTCATCTGCTATTACACAGAGGAGTATGACTTCCGTGCTATTCAATCAGCGTTTCGAGAGCTGTTTCCTAAACAGTCTCTCCACGGTGCGAGCTCGTGTCAGGCAATTATGACCAACCAAGGTTACCATCGTGGACCAGTCATCGCCGTTCTGGCTATCTATGATTCGGGACCACATTCCTATGGTACTGGAATTTCGAAATGTGGTGATTCTGTCGATACTTATGTGGATGAAGCGCTGAACATGGCCTTATCTCATGCTAACCGGCTCGGCGAGGTACCCAACCTTATTCTTTTACATGCCACGCCAGGGAATGAAGAGGCTGTAATTGAAGCGATCGATCAGCGGTTTGGTACTTTGGTCCCCATTATTGGCGGCTCTTCTGCCGACAATAACATAGAAGGGAACTGGTCTATTATAACCACGCAAGGAAGTGAAAAAGCTGGCATTAGCTTAACACTATTTTATTCATCTCAACCTGTCGATATTGCGTTTAGTGCAGGGCATTCCCCAACGGATGTTACGGGAACTGCAACGAAAACCCATAACCGATGTTTATTAGAAATTGACGGTGAGCCAGCACTAGATGTTTATCGAAGATGGACAAACCACCAAAATAATCAACCAGATAACGAACAATTTCTGTTTACTAATGCCAGTGCTTACCCGTTAGGTCGTGTTGCCGGGTACTTATATGAAAGGCCTTATTACAAGCTGTCCCATCCCATTCGCGAGACCTCACACGGTGGCATCGAGTTGTTCACAACTATCGAAGAAGGCGAGCAATTAACGCTAATGAAAGGGAGTAGGGAGCATCTAATTGCAAGAGCTGCAAGGGTTGTGAATGCCGCTTTTAATCAAAAATTAGAAGAGTCTCGAAAAATAGGTGTGATCAATATCTTTTGTGCTGGTCCTATGTTGCACTTAAAGCAAGATATAAACAGTGTTTGCGAACAAATTAACCAAGAATTAGAACACCTGCCTTTTATTTGCCCATTCACATTTGGTGAGCAAGGAAGATTCATTGGTGGTGAAAATGGACATGGAAACTTGATGATATCATCAGCGATTTTCCATAAACCTTATGAAAAATAA